The DNA region ATGAAGTAGAGAAGCACGACGAGAATCATTATGACCTTTTCTAGGTCTACATTCTCTGAAGTGACTTTAAAACGTCCCCTTTGCTGTACTACAGGCACCTTTGCTTTCTCATCAAGGTCATCATTGTTTGCTGctacaatttcaaaaactaAATCAGAAGAAGACACCACATATTCTTAAATCAGGAATGACGGTGAGTCCATAAGCATGAAGAAGGACCAATAagaattaagaaaagaaaatcgcCAAACATGCCTGAAGGTTTACCAACTCTAGCAGGAAGCTCAGAGATTATATCATCTGCCGAAGAAACTGTCGATATATTTCCATTTGAATGAACATGTGGCAGAATTTGCAtctttccactgaaaagtatCATTAGACATCATATGGATGTAAGAAATACAAAATACCAAAGATACCAGTAGTAATTAAAGAAGATAAAAGTACATGGTATTTCAGGTAAGCGAGCCTGATGTAGTGAAGCAACAGGCACACATAGATAAGAAGTTTCTATCATcaataatgataaatattAATCAAGCAAAAGATAAGCACTTAAGGTGTTGCCTAACCTCTCTACTCTAGTAAGTCGATTTGGAAAATCCACTAAATTGATGCCGTTGGAAGAACCTCCTTTTCTCTGGTTGGAGTTGGAGATGGTAGCAATACCTTCCAAGCCCTTTCCACTAATGTCTGAATCAGGCTTTTCAATTGATTTGTTATCGTTGTGCTCCTCATGTACCTCATGACTTGAACTAGCAACACTTAAGTCATCCTCGGATTTTGCAGCTCGATGCCTGGATTAGGGGGGAAAAAGGGGGATTGAAATTGAACATTCAAATGACAGTCATCCACAGCCATAGCATGTAAATGACCCACGATGATAATAAAACACGAAACAAATCAAGCCTATTTCCAAGGGAAATGAGTAGCATGTTCGGATAGTAGCATAGCGGGCAAAGAAGAGTAAAAAATCCAGGAACCTACATGATAATACTTGTAGTAGGATCAACTAATGGAAGAGGAGCTGACTGATTATGTACTCCATCATTGTCCTCCTAGGCAGAAGAAGATAATAAGCACTGCTGAAGCACTTCAATCTTTTTTCtggaaaagtgaaaataaatCCTCCAGAAAATGAATTTAAAGACTATTAGTTACCGTATCATAATATTCTGCATTGCCCAGGCAAGACATTTGAGGATGGAGTATCCTAGCCTGACCATCAACTGTAGATGAAGAACTAGTGCTTCCTTCATAGACACTGTCCGACATAGACATTGCTTCATCAATGTCCTGAATCTGTTACAATGACAAGTCCCAACCATGTGAATCAGAAATTTTGCAAAGTTTAGTAGCACCTGATAAAGGATTTCAAGCCATAGACATACCAGGGACGCCTGAGCTTTCATGTCATCGAGATTAAAGTTCCAACCACTAATTCCTCGCTTATATTCATTctatcaaaaaagaaagagcagACACAGAAAGTTTAGAATTAGGCAAGATCATGTCCAGCATACAGAGTGAAAGGTACTTGTTCACAATTAAATCAGTAAATAGCGATTATAATCCTCCCAATTGTTAactagttaaaaaaatatccaAGACCAACTAAGGTGGTTCAGTTCTTTTTTGTCGTATGAACTGCTTCAGCATcgttaaaatatatttaccttTTATGGAAGTGGAATCTCATCCCACTATGTCAAATCTATCAAAGTAATTCTTAATATACTCCTACTGCTTTTCTGAATTGATCAGTAACTTTTGAAGAATATTCTAGGCACACAAAACCTAAGATAGAAATGGAATACGTGTAGCATCTCAGCTAAATTGGTGATGAAGTGGGTATAACCAGCAATTTTCTTCTCAGCATGGTTAAAACAAAATGAactatcaaataaaatatgaagaaaTGGTACCTGGGATATCTCCTCCTTCTCCCCATCAGGCATTTTCTTTTGTGCAACcatatcttcttccttcctctgtaaaactaagaaaatttaaattagaaAGTGTTTACCTACCAGACAAGCATTGCAAAAGCTTTGGATTCAGATCCAAAAGAAGTCGCACTGAACCTTTAATGCCTGGATACGGTCTCCAAGAGCAGGCAGGCCCTCCAAAAGTGTCCGCGCTATATAATCACTTGACCGGGCTTGCCTGAAAAAGGAGTGCTTTAAGAGTTTCTTTGAAGTTGGCCTTTTGGACTGGTCTTTAACCAAGCAACTCGCAATCATCTGCTTGAAAGACTGCAGAGACatgaaaaaaagtatgaaactGTATAGCCACTAAAAAGACATGCGATTATCACATTCAAGTTCCAAGTTCAATTTTCTTGAAGCAAACCTTTGAAAACTTCCTGTCTCTTTCATAGTCAAGGCCAGGGGGTGCACTTTGCAAGGTCATGAGAAGTACCTAAAGTGATAGCTTCATCTTAGTATGGAATGGGAATCCACCAAGTAAAATGAGATGCCAAATACaacatgcataatatgtatattaacCTTCATAGGAGGATATTTTGAGAATGGAGCATGCCCATGAGCAAGCTCAAGTGCAGTTATACCAAAAGACCAGATATCCGCTCTGTGTGAAATATTAGGAATAGAAATGGATAAGGTAATATTCCACAAAGCTATACTGTAATGAAGCTTACAAAAGAAACTATAGGAAAGAATGAATTGCTAACTTGAAATCATAGCCATGTAATTGCTCCATAACCTCCGGTGCCATCCTAAAATGTAGACACAGCAAGTTCCAATTGTAAATATAATGAGATGGATATATAAACCACAGGTCAATGGCCATGTATCCAGGGGTagaattctttaattttcaattagaaGCTTGGACTTGGATCTAGAAACAAAAGAGACTATTAATGCTTTTGTAACATGTAAATCAAGTAACCTCAAATGCCTTACCAACAAGGTGTTCCCACAAAAGTATTCCTTGTGCGTTGCCTGTCACCAGAATCAAAAAGACAAGCAGAGACCCCAAAATCTCCAAGCTTTATTGCTCCACGGGAATCAATAAGTATGTTCCCAGCCTACAAAAAAAGGCAAAGTAGGAAACGCATGAGTGCAATAAATTAGTTTGACTGAGGTTTAAAAAACAATATTCCCAATGATTTGTCCTTGAAGTCTCTATTTTACTTATTAGCAAGAAACTATGTCTTCTAAGCTCTTCAGTCAGCTAGTCAGTAACAGTGTTTCATTCGATCAATGTCATCACATAGAAGTTTCAGATTGAATTATGCAAAATGCatgtaaaagaaaattcttaaTCTTCAATCATAAACATCTCTATGTTTACAGGTCATGTTTGCCATAGTATGGACTACATGTTAAAAAAACAAACTTCCAAACTCCATCGTTTTTATGGTAAACTTGATTCCCTATTTTCTAGATCAGTAATAGGGGCTGTATTATAGATATATTCCAGTTTCCAGACATACAGGAAACAGAAGGTTTTGCATGTACACGCAGTGCAGTGTGCATTATCTGACACTTACACAGAACGATGACATAAGAAAATCATGTACATACTTTGACGTCTCGGTGGATGTGGCCATGGTGATGAAGGTACTCCAAACCCTTGAGCGCTTCCTTTAGGATTGTAGCAATAACAACCTCCTCAAAACCATCGGGATATGCAGCCTTCAGTATGTGAAGACATGAGCCACCAGCCATGTAAGGCATGACAACCCACAAGTTATGGTCATTGACAAATGAGCAGTGTGCTCTGAGCACATTAGGGTGGTCAACCAAGATCATCGTCTGCGCTTCGCGACATATACTATTCTGCGGAGAACAAAACAATCATATGTTTCACGACGAATATTTGTGGCAAAAACACAATATTTAAATTGCTTAAACTACTGAAGTTGAAATGGTGAATAAGAGGAGCATAAGAGTGCTAATCCTTGTGCGTCCTGCGTAAAGCTGACCCAACCCAATTGTTTGGATATGTTGATGGGGAGACAGAGCATTTAACAAGAGCTCTGTTCAGGAGATTTGGGATTGTGGGTGACACACGTCATAGACCTTTTCTATtcatcacaagcatactattccaaccccaagccacgcgTATTTGAAATTATACCAAAAACTCCATGGACATACATATGTGCATATGTGGGTGTGTGTGTACGGAAACAGAGGCAACATTCGAGGACGCAGGGAGTGAGAGAACGGGAGATTACAATAAAATTACACGCGTGGGAGACCCAACAGATCGTCATTGAACATCCGCCTGCAACCCATTAGGATATATCCGAAGAAGCGCATGTAAAAATTCAAACTTTGCTTCAATTTTCAGTTTCaacgcttttttttttttggggggggggggggggggggggggggggaagggatcgttgtaatatatattaaaaataataataataataatgaagaagaaacagagtATTCTATCAACTTTATGAGCTGAAAAGGTGAACGATTGACGGGAGCCGAGGGGAGAATAATACCAGATCGCAGTTGTCGCGCTCAAAGTCGAGGATTTTGATGGCGACGACCTCATTGAAGGGGATGCAGAGAGCGCGGTGGACGGAGGCGCTGACGCCCTGGCCGACCTCCTCGTAGAGAGTGTAATGCTCGGGGCCGATCGGGTACTTACGCTTCTCGGTTTCCCGGTCGGCGTCGTCGCGGCCGTGCTTGGACTTCATCCTGCGGTCGGATCGCGGACAGGAATCTCACCGAACGGGAGGGGATAGGATTGGATTGGGGAGAGCGCGCGGCAGCTAAGCGTAAGCGGTGGACATTACAGCGTCAGCCACGGTAGGGATCCGATTATGGAGGAGGAGATGACGCTAAGGTTGTTGAGATGGCGAGgtggaaagttgaggggtggaGGGAGGAAAAAGGTTAGAGCGACATTAATGGACGATGACACTTTCTTGTGAGTCGTGAGACAGACGagagacgagagagagagatggatgAGATCTTTCGCAAACGATcgaagggagagagagagagagagagagagaggaaatcGGATCGCAGCTGAAGGAGGGAAAGCGGGGGAAGACGTTTGCTTGCATGCAGGAATCCCACCACTTGGTTTGTTGGTATATCCATATAcagtatatatgtatctatctACTGccagaattttattttatttttaaaaattattattattattattattattattatttttggggTGGAGATTTTTGTGTGTTCCTCTGCGAGGGCTCAGGTGCTCAGCATGGACGGCACGTGACGCTCACGTGCATCGCGTATCGTGGAATCGAGGGACCGGATAATCTACGATACGATGGATCGATTAAATCATTTGATCTTTTTCGTCTCATTTGATCTGAAGTGATTTGCttatattttacataatttGCTTCATGATATGTATTCCGGCCAActgaagaaaaattattttgtaattttcaaaaagacAAATATGTGTAGAGgtatcatattttttctctttgaaCAAACATATCAATTATTGAACAAATATATCAGTTATTTCCTCCGACTGACGAAATGAAAAGAAGGGTTGCGAGGAGCTTCGATCACTTTGTTGTGGCTATGCGGCGTATATCGCGTACGTCTTGCACCTTGTGATGCAAGGTTAACGACTCGAGGAGGtgttttggtcattttgatattCGATCTTATTGCATTCTCTATTGCTTTCGACTCATCTTCTATTTTCTCGTATTAGCTACTAAAACAactttttatcatattttcgATCATATTCTTTGCTCAGTTTTCACGATAAATTTATAGCGAATCAGACGAAATGTAAAGAGATAATTAGAAGCAATAATTCCATATTTTCCCATTTTTTGATTTGGAAGAAAGGACTCGG from Punica granatum isolate Tunisia-2019 chromosome 3, ASM765513v2, whole genome shotgun sequence includes:
- the LOC116200265 gene encoding serine/threonine-protein kinase fray2 isoform X5, with the translated sequence MKSKHGRDDADRETEKRKYPIGPEHYTLYEEVGQGVSASVHRALCIPFNEVVAIKILDFERDNCDLNSICREAQTMILVDHPNVLRAHCSFVNDHNLWVVMPYMAGGSCLHILKAAYPDGFEEVVIATILKEALKGLEYLHHHGHIHRDVKAGNILIDSRGAIKLGDFGVSACLFDSGDRQRTRNTFVGTPCWMAPEVMEQLHGYDFKADIWSFGITALELAHGHAPFSKYPPMKVLLMTLQSAPPGLDYERDRKFSKSFKQMIASCLVKDQSKRPTSKKLLKHSFFRQARSSDYIARTLLEGLPALGDRIQALKRKEEDMVAQKKMPDGEKEEISQNEYKRGISGWNFNLDDMKAQASLIQDIDEAMSMSDSVYEGSTSSSSTVDGQARILHPQMSCLGNAEYYDTEDNDGVHNQSAPLPLVDPTTSIIMHRAAKSEDDLSVASSSHEVHEEHNDNKSIEKPDSDISGKGLEGIATISNSNQRKGGSSNGINLVDFPNRLTRVESGKMQILPHVHSNGNISTVSSADDIISELPARVGKPSAANNDDLDEKAKVPVVQQRGRFKVTSENVDLEKVVPSPGLQKSHSMQVIAQHPTMSASPVPSPSPCDPVTSALPSGNSLLSTLYSFLQTNIQQRECILTLLKQAAAGELTAHRPTDGGGMQANSAATDKTLLEAAHDREKELLHEITELQWRSFL
- the LOC116200265 gene encoding serine/threonine-protein kinase fray2 isoform X4 encodes the protein MKSKHGRDDADRETEKRKYPIGPEHYTLYEEVGQGVSASVHRALCIPFNEVVAIKILDFERDNCDLNSICREAQTMILVDHPNVLRAHCSFVNDHNLWVVMPYMAGGSCLHILKAAYPDGFEEVVIATILKEALKGLEYLHHHGHIHRDVKAGNILIDSRGAIKLGDFGVSACLFDSGDRQRTRNTFVGTPCWMAPEVMEQLHGYDFKADIWSFGITALELAHGHAPFSKYPPMKVLLMTLQSAPPGLDYERDRKFSKSFKQMIASCLVKDQSKRPTSKKLLKHSFFRQARSSDYIARTLLEGLPALGDRIQALKRKEEDMVAQKKMPDGEKEEISQNEYKRGISGWNFNLDDMKAQASLIQDIDEAMSMSDSVYEGSTSSSSTVDGQARILHPQMSCLGNAEYYDTEDNDGVHNQSAPLPLVDPTTSIIMHRAAKSEDDLSVASSSHEVHEEHNDNKSIEKPDSDISGKGLEGIATISNSNQRKGGSSNGINLVDFPNRLTRVESGKMQILPHVHSNGNISTVSSADDIISELPARVANNDDLDEKAKVPVVQQRGRFKVTSENVDLEKVVPSPGLQKSHSMQVIAQHPTMSASPVPSPSPCDPVTSALPSGNSLLSTLYSFLQTNIQQRECILTLLKQAAAGELTAHRPTDGGGMQANSAATDKTLLEAAHDREKELLHEITELQWRLICAQDELKRLKSENSHQNDDRILGQKLPTRANGD
- the LOC116200265 gene encoding serine/threonine-protein kinase fray2 isoform X3 translates to MKSKHGRDDADRETEKRKYPIGPEHYTLYEEVGQGVSASVHRALCIPFNEVVAIKILDFERDNCDLNSICREAQTMILVDHPNVLRAHCSFVNDHNLWVVMPYMAGGSCLHILKAAYPDGFEEVVIATILKEALKGLEYLHHHGHIHRDVKAGNILIDSRGAIKLGDFGVSACLFDSGDRQRTRNTFVGTPCWMAPEVMEQLHGYDFKADIWSFGITALELAHGHAPFSKYPPMKVLLMTLQSAPPGLDYERDRKFSKSFKQMIASCLVKDQSKRPTSKKLLKHSFFRQARSSDYIARTLLEGLPALGDRIQALKRKEEDMVAQKKMPDGEKEEISQNEYKRGISGWNFNLDDMKAQASLIQDIDEAMSMSDSVYEGSTSSSSTVDGQARILHPQMSCLGNAEYYDTEDNDGVHNQSAPLPLVDPTTSIIMHRAAKSEDDLSVASSSHEVHEEHNDNKSIEKPDSDISGKGLEGIATISNSNQRKGGSSNGINLVDFPNRLTRVESGKMQILPHVHSNGNISTVSSADDIISELPARVAANNDDLDEKAKVPVVQQRGRFKVTSENVDLEKVVPSPGLQKSHSMQVIAQHPTMSASPVPSPSPCDPVTSALPSGNSLLSTLYSFLQTNIQQRECILTLLKQAAAGELTAHRPTDGGGMQANSAATDKTLLEAAHDREKELLHEITELQWRLICAQDELKRLKSENSHQNDDRILGQKLPTRANGD
- the LOC116200265 gene encoding serine/threonine-protein kinase fray2 isoform X1 gives rise to the protein MKSKHGRDDADRETEKRKYPIGPEHYTLYEEVGQGVSASVHRALCIPFNEVVAIKILDFERDNCDLNSICREAQTMILVDHPNVLRAHCSFVNDHNLWVVMPYMAGGSCLHILKAAYPDGFEEVVIATILKEALKGLEYLHHHGHIHRDVKAGNILIDSRGAIKLGDFGVSACLFDSGDRQRTRNTFVGTPCWMAPEVMEQLHGYDFKADIWSFGITALELAHGHAPFSKYPPMKVLLMTLQSAPPGLDYERDRKFSKSFKQMIASCLVKDQSKRPTSKKLLKHSFFRQARSSDYIARTLLEGLPALGDRIQALKRKEEDMVAQKKMPDGEKEEISQNEYKRGISGWNFNLDDMKAQASLIQDIDEAMSMSDSVYEGSTSSSSTVDGQARILHPQMSCLGNAEYYDTEDNDGVHNQSAPLPLVDPTTSIIMHRAAKSEDDLSVASSSHEVHEEHNDNKSIEKPDSDISGKGLEGIATISNSNQRKGGSSNGINLVDFPNRLTRVESGKMQILPHVHSNGNISTVSSADDIISELPARVGKPSAANNDDLDEKAKVPVVQQRGRFKVTSENVDLEKVVPSPGLQKSHSMQVIAQHPTMSASPVPSPSPCDPVTSALPSGNSLLSTLYSFLQTNIQQRECILTLLKQAAAGELTAHRPTDGGGMQANSAATDKTLLEAAHDREKELLHEITELQWRLICAQDELKRLKSENSHQNDDRILGQKLPTRANGD
- the LOC116200265 gene encoding serine/threonine-protein kinase 4 isoform X6; translation: MTICWVSHACNFINSICREAQTMILVDHPNVLRAHCSFVNDHNLWVVMPYMAGGSCLHILKAAYPDGFEEVVIATILKEALKGLEYLHHHGHIHRDVKAGNILIDSRGAIKLGDFGVSACLFDSGDRQRTRNTFVGTPCWMAPEVMEQLHGYDFKADIWSFGITALELAHGHAPFSKYPPMKVLLMTLQSAPPGLDYERDRKFSKSFKQMIASCLVKDQSKRPTSKKLLKHSFFRQARSSDYIARTLLEGLPALGDRIQALKRKEEDMVAQKKMPDGEKEEISQNEYKRGISGWNFNLDDMKAQASLIQDIDEAMSMSDSVYEGSTSSSSTVDGQARILHPQMSCLGNAEYYDTEDNDGVHNQSAPLPLVDPTTSIIMHRAAKSEDDLSVASSSHEVHEEHNDNKSIEKPDSDISGKGLEGIATISNSNQRKGGSSNGINLVDFPNRLTRVESGKMQILPHVHSNGNISTVSSADDIISELPARVGKPSAANNDDLDEKAKVPVVQQRGRFKVTSENVDLEKVVPSPGLQKSHSMQVIAQHPTMSASPVPSPSPCDPVTSALPSGNSLLSTLYSFLQTNIQQRECILTLLKQAAAGELTAHRPTDGGGMQANSAATDKTLLEAAHDREKELLHEITELQWRLICAQDELKRLKSENSHQNDDRILGQKLPTRANGD
- the LOC116200265 gene encoding serine/threonine-protein kinase fray2 isoform X2; the protein is MKSKHGRDDADRETEKRKYPIGPEHYTLYEEVGQGVSASVHRALCIPFNEVVAIKILDFERDNCDLNSICREAQTMILVDHPNVLRAHCSFVNDHNLWVVMPYMAGGSCLHILKAAYPDGFEEVVIATILKEALKGLEYLHHHGHIHRDVKAGNILIDSRGAIKLGDFGVSACLFDSGDRQRTRNTFVGTPCWMAPEVMEQLHGYDFKADIWSFGITALELAHGHAPFSKYPPMKVLLMTLQSAPPGLDYERDRKFSKSFKQMIASCLVKDQSKRPTSKKLLKHSFFRQARSSDYIARTLLEGLPALGDRIQALKRKEEDMVAQKKMPDGEKEEISQNEYKRGISGWNFNLDDMKAQASLIQDIDEAMSMSDSVYEGSTSSSSTVDGQARILHPQMSCLGNAEYYDTEDNDGVHNQSAPLPLVDPTTSIIMHRAAKSEDDLSVASSSHEVHEEHNDNKSIEKPDSDISGKGLEGIATISNSNQRKGGSSNGINLVDFPNRLTRVESGKMQILPHVHSNGNISTVSSADDIISELPARVGKPSANNDDLDEKAKVPVVQQRGRFKVTSENVDLEKVVPSPGLQKSHSMQVIAQHPTMSASPVPSPSPCDPVTSALPSGNSLLSTLYSFLQTNIQQRECILTLLKQAAAGELTAHRPTDGGGMQANSAATDKTLLEAAHDREKELLHEITELQWRLICAQDELKRLKSENSHQNDDRILGQKLPTRANGD